In Chryseobacterium sp., the genomic window TTTTGATCAATAAAACAAGAAATATCAATAATTTTTAACATAAATATTTTTGGTAATGAAAAATTACTGGGAGAAAGGAATTTCGTTTGAAGACTATCTTCAAATCGCCAAGGAAAGATTAGAGAATCCGGCCAGCCAACAGGAAGCTGATTATAAACAATATTATGAACTGGGACTTCATAGAATGGACAGAACTATAAAAAAGTATGTTCCGGATGAAGAGCAGCTGAAAGAATTGGCCTGCAAAAATTTTGACGGCAAGATCCTGATCATCTCAGAAGCATGGTGCGGTGATGCCAGCGCAACAGTTCCTGCACTGTTCAGGTTCTTTGAAGGACATAATGAAGTCCGGGTTTTCCTGAGAGACCGTGACAAAAGCCTGATCAGCCGGTTTTTGACAAACGGAACAGAGTCTATTCCTAAAGTCATTATCCTTGATAAAGACTTTAATGTAAAAAACTCCTGGGGACCGCGTCCAAAATATGGATATGAATTGCTGATGAAATATAAGGCAGATCCTGAAGCTTATCCGAAAGACAGCTTTTACAATGACCTGCAAATCTACTATGCAAAGAACAGAGGTAAAGATGCCGTTCAGGAAATCTTAGATTTATTATAACAATAAAGTCTAACATGACCACGGACAATAAAAAATAACATATGAAAAAGAGTATTATCTATATCGTACTGATCGTCATCATTGGTATCATAGCTTTTGTGCCGGGAGTAAAGGATTTTCTTAAAAATCAGTTTTTCCCTATCGCTACGATTGAAAATGCCGTGCATGTAAGCGAAGAAGACTATGATATTGATCTTAAAGGCACCAATGCACCAAGTACCAATCTTAAAAACTTCAGAAACAAAGCTGTTTTCCTGAACTTCTGGGGAACATGGTGCCCGCCGTGCAGAAAAGAATGGCCTACTATCCAGAAATTATATGACTCCCGAAAAGGAAATGTAGATTTCATCCTTATTGCCATGAATGACAAAGAAGAGGATGTACGAAAGTTTTTGAAAGAAAATAATTACACAGTTCCTGTCTATATTGCTCAAAGTCCGATATCTGAAAAAATTCTTCCTAAAGTATTTCCCACTACTTTCCTTTTGGATAAAACAGGCAGAATCATCATTAAGGAGGATGCTTACAGGGATTGGAACACAGAGACTGTGCATCAGTTCATTGACAATATTATCAAATAGTTTTTTTAACTAAATTTTATAATTTGTTGGTACAGGATTTGTGAAATTTATAACGTTGAAAAATTATTTAAACCAAACACAAAATGAAGTATTCAAAGTTAAATCTTGCAAAAGAAGCAATCAGTCACAAAGGTTTTGTAAAAAAAATCCCTGATATATTCAGAATGGTAAAAATGTGGAGAAAAGGGCTTTACCCCATAAAATCCATTGATATTATTCTTCCTCTATTAGGTATTTTATATGTAATCTCCCCTATCGACCTTCTTCCTGAGTTTGCCATACCGGTACTGGGAGTAATGGATGACCTGGCGGTATTGTCGCTAACCATTCCTAAGTTGATCAAAGAAGTTGACAAATTTTTACTTTGGGAGGCGGAGCAAAAATACAGCGGAGCCAAAATTATTGATGCTGAAATCATAAAATAACAGTTTATTATATTCCTTAAAACCATCCTGAAGGATGGTTTTTTATTTACAAATGAACGATAAATTTTTAAGCCTTATTTCAAATCCTTAAATTTGCAATATCTAATAAAAAATAATGGAAAGTAAAAAAGAATTCTTCTTGGAGTGTTACAAACTAGGCATCATCAAATTCGGAAGGTTTACCTTAAAAAGTGGGATTGAAAGTCCTTTTTATGTAGACTTAAGACCATTGGCTTCTGATCCTAAAATTTTGAAAAACCTTGCAAATTATTTATTGGAAATGCTTCCATTGGATAATTTTGATCTCATCTGCGGAGTTCCTTATGCAGCCCTTCCTATGGCTACGGCAATGTCATTGGAAAGCTATATTCCATTAATCATTAAACGCAAAGAGGCAAAGAGCTATGGTACCAAGAAACTGATCGAAGGAATTTACCAGAAAGGGCAAAACTGTCTTTTGGTAGAAGATGTGATCACTTCCGGAAAATCTTTGGTTGAGACCATTGCAGAGGTGGAACAGGAAGACCTGAAAGTTTCAGATATCGTTGTGGTACTGGACAGGGAACAGGGCGGAAAACAGCTGTTAGAAAGTAAAGGCTACAACGTTCATACTCTTTTCAATATTTCGGAGGTATGCACAATTCTTCAGGAAACCGGAGAATTGTCTGATGAAGAAGTAAAAAGAATTCAGGATTTCCTTCAGGGCAATCATATTCAGTTTGAAGAAGAAATCAGGGTATCTTATGAAGAAAAACTGAATACTACGGAACATTCCGTTTCAAAGAAATTATTAGAAACGGCAATAGCAAAAAAGTCTAACCTTATTGCTTCCGCAGATGTTACAACAACTCAGGAACTTCTGGCACTGGCTGAAAAAGTAGGACCTCATATCATTGCTTTAAAAACTCATATTGATATCATTTCAGATTTTGATTACGAAAAAACAATTACCCCATTAAAAGAAATTGCTGCAAGACATCAGTTTTTATTGATGGAGGACAGAAAATTTGCTGATATCGGAAATACTCAGGAACTTCAGTTCACAAGCGGGGTATTTAAAATTACAGAATGGGCAGATTTTGTAACCTCACAGGTGATCGGTGGATTTGAATCATTAGACTGCTTCAAAAATGTAGGAGTAGTGGCTATCGTTGGAATGTCCTCGAAAGGTACGTTAACTACTGCCAGCTACCGTGAAGAAGCTTTGAAAATAGCATCATCGCATCCTAATGTAATTGGAGGAGTCTCGCAAAATAAAATTCCTGAAGATCTTTTATTATTTACTCCGGGAGTCAATGTAGCAGGCTCAGGTGACGGTAAGGGACAGCAGTATAATACACCTGAACACGTCTTTAAAACTTTACATACAGATTTTATTATTGTAGGAAGAGGAATCTATAAATCTGAAGATCCCGAAGCTTCTGCCATCACCTATAAAACTGAAGGCTGGAACGCTTATATTAATTCTTTGGAAAAAAAGGCAATTCAGAATTAAAATCCTGCAAAATATATACAAAATAAGTTTATATTTGGGCTTTATCACGAATATTTGAAAAAGATCACCATTTGTCTTATTTTACTTTTAGGAGTTGTACAGGTTTCTGCACAAAAAGACAGCATATCTATTGAAGCAAAACTGTCTTCGGACAGAAAAAATCTAGAGATCAGTCAGGAAATTATTTATTATAATTATTCTGACAAGGACCTTCATACGGTAAAACTTCTGAACTGGATTTCCGCCTATAATAAACGGGAAACCTCATTGGTTTATAGAAAACTGGAAGACAGAAATAACGATCTGCATTTTGCAAAATCTGATCAGCTGGGGAAACTTCTGGAACTGGATATTAAAGATTCAGAAAATCAACCTATTTCTGTCACTTCTCTTTCAGATGAGAATCTGTTTCTCCCTCTGAAAGAAGCATTAAAGCCCGGCAAATCCATTAAGCTGCAGTTACGGTACCGGATGCAGCTTCCTGATAAAAAATTTACAGGATACGGAGCATCTGCTCAGAATACTGCACTAAAATATTTCTTTATTGTTCCGGATCATTTTGATCCGGACAATATTGTCAAAAAAAGCTATAATGACATTGAAGAACCGGCCAGTTTCAATACTTTCTGGACCATCAATTTTGATATTCCTGTAAATACTTTTATAGAAGGCAGCCTGCCGCAGATCCAGACCAGTTCTTTTAAAGGTTATTCAGATTCTGACCCCGAATTTTTAATCTCTCAAAGTCAGTATCCATCGGTAAAGACCAATATTGACGGTATTGAAACCGAAATTAAATTTGGTTACAATCTGAGACCCGAAGAAAAGCAAAATCTGGAATTCTACCTGCCTCTGCATTTAAAGTTCCTTAAGGAAAAAATCGGGGTCCTTCCGAAGAATATTTTTATTTCTGATAAATTCAGGGCGAAAGAAGATTTCTTCGGAAACAATGATATCACCTTCTGGAAATTCAGATTCCAGCTCTTTACAGATGCCGAAAAAACAGACCTTGATTATTTTGGAATCATTACCAAAAAAATTCTGGACGAAAACATTATTGCTGATAAAGAGAAAGATCACTGGTTTAAAAACGGATTAAGATCCTACCTGGAAATCCAGTATCTGAAGAAATTCTATAAGGATGCGAAACTGTTAGGAACACTTCCGGAAACAAGGCTATTCGGAATCAAGCCTTTAAAATTATTCCATGCTTCCAAAGTAAAGCTTTTAGACCGGTACGGATTGGCCTATCAATATATTATGTTGCAAAACCTCGATCAGAAGATTGGTGAAGACTTTACAGCGCTGAGTAATTTCAATGATATGGCAATAAGTGGTTTTGAAACAGGAAGCCTGTTCAATTATTCCGCTGATAAAATGGGATATGAAACCTTCAATACCCTTGTAAAAGACTATATATCCCAAAATACCGGAAAAAAGATCAATCCTGAAGAATTTTTGACAAGCCTTTCTGAAAAGGACAAAACAACAGGATATCTCTCAGGTTTTTTTAAACAAAAGAACAGGGTTGACTTTAAGCTTAAGAACATTAAAAAAGAAAAAGATTCTTTACAGATAAGAATTGCAAAAAATACGGATGTTTCAATCCCTGTAAAACTCGAAACCGAAACCAGGGAAGGAGAAAAAAAAGCGTATTGGATAGACACTGAAGAGAACCAGCATATTACCAATTTATCTCTTCCCGCTTCAGATAATATCTATAAAATCACGTTAAACAGCGGCTATATATTCCCTGAATCCAATTACAGAGATAATTTTCTCTATGCCAAAGGATTGTTTTCCAATACCAAAAAAATTAAGTTTAAATTAATAAAAGATATTCCGAATCCGGAATACAATGAAATTTATGTCAGTCCAAGAGTTCGTTTCAACAATACTTATGATAAATTTCTTCTAGGAGTTAATTTAAAAAATCAATCTTTTTTTGATCAGAAATTCCTGTATTCGGTTACTCCAACGTACAGTACCGGGACAGGAAAACTGACAGGATCCGGAGCAGTCTCCTATTCTTTTCTTCCAGCTGAAAGCATTATCCGAAGTCTGACTTTTGGGGTTTCCGGCTCCTATTTCCACTATGATTACGGATTGGCTTACAGAAAAGGATCTGCATTTTCCTCCGTCAGTTTCAGAAAGGATCCCAGAAGTACGGTAAGCAGAAGCATCGGTCTTTCATACAATTATTTTGAAAGAGACCTGAGCCCTGTTATGATCGCCAATAACGACTACCAAAAATATAATCTTTGGAGTCTTGGATACGGATACAGTGACAGCCAGATGATTCATGAAAAAAGCTTGAGCCTGAGCACACAGGGAATGGAAGATTTCAATAAAATTACGGCAGAAGGTTTTTACAGATGGGAATTTGCGCCAAAACAAAAGTTGAGCCTTCGTTTATTTGCCGGGTATTTTTTGAGAAATGACACCAGAAATAACCTGTTTAATTATGGAATTTCAAGAGTTTCAAATTATGCGTTTTCCTACAATCTGTTAGGAGAAAGTGCGAGCAGCGGTATCCTTTCACAGCAGTTTGTTTTAGCTGACGGCGGCTTCAAATCATTCATTCCGGGGACTGTCAATCGGTGGATTACTTCTTTGAATGTAGACTCCAGCATATGGAAGATATTTCATGTATATGCAGATGCCGGTATTTATAAAAACCAGGACCGGCCGGCAAAATTTATCTGGGACAGTGGTATTAAAGTAAGAATTATCCCTGATTTCCTGGAAGTTTATTTTCCCGTACAGTCTTCCCTGGGATTTGAACCGGCCTTCAAGGATTATGCAAGGCGTATCAGATATACTCTTGTCCTTAATCTGGGCTCCATTATTAATGCGGCAAGAAGAGGTTGGTATTAATTTCTCTACAAATTTAAATAAGAGGCTGTCTCCAATGAGACAGCCTCTCTCCTATTAAAAAACTTAATCTTTTACAATTTTCTGAGAAACAGGAACATTATTAATGGTTCCTGTCACAATATAAGTTCCTTTGGGCAATTCTGTAATATCCAGTGCTAAGGCTGTTTTAGTTGCTGCTTTTTTTACCACTCTTCTGAATGTATCGTATACTTTGATATCGCCAATCTCTGTTCCGAAAATAATTTCGCCGTTTTTTATAAAAGGATTCTGGACAAAATCCGACTTTGCATTGCCTTCAATAGAAAAATCAATTTTATTGTCCTCACTATTGCCAGAAATTCTTTTCAGAGCTGCCGATGGTGTAGGAGAAGGAGCCGGACCATCGCCTTTAAACTGATCAGCATTCGCTCCGTACCCTACAAAATCCAGTACATTGGAAGAAACGGGTCCCGGAATTTGTACCTTATCACTTGCCAAAGCAATTTTCCCCGACACTCCTGAAATCTTTATTCCTATAGACTTATTCACAGTTCCGTCGAAATTGGTAACGGCAGTTGCAATAAAATCCGGTGCAGGCAAATTTACGGTGCCATTTCCGATCGCAGCTTCCTGAACCAGATAGCTCTGCTCAGGATTTAGGGTAATATCCGGTAATGTGTGATATTGTGTAAAAGCCCCCACCGCAGGTGCGTATTGTATAGTGGCCCCTGATAATGAAGCGGGAACAGTGCCTATATTTTTAAGTACAATATAATTATTTTTTAATACTGCCCCAGAGTTTTCGCTGCCTCCATAAATCTCATTAATAACGATTTGGGCATTTGCCAATGCTGTCATCGACAACATCACAACAAGAGTAAAAAAATTTTTCTCATCAGCGTATAATTTTAGGGATAATGCTGTATTGAAAATATCAAAAATAATACCAGTTCATTGAAAAACAAGCATATATTAACACTCAGAACAGCGGAAATTGTAACAAAAAGCCAACCGTTTCGTTGAAACGGTTGGCTTTGTATTTTATATCAAGTTGACTTAGTCTTTCAATATTTTTTGAGAAACAGGTGCATTGTTTACTGTTCCTGTTACGATATAGTTTCCTTTTGCTAATTCAGCAACGCTTACTGTTCCATTTTGTTTTACAGAAGCTGTTTTTACAACCTGTCCAACCATATTGAAAACTTTTACATCTTTAACATCTGATCCGAAAACAATTTCGTCATTGGTAACGAAAGAATTCTTCACAAAGTTTCCTGATTTTACAGTTTTAGCATCTGAAACAGCTAAAGTAGTTCCGGCATTAACAACAATATCATCAATAAAGAATCTGTTATTAGCAGTAACTGAACCTTCAAATGTAAGAGTTACAGCTCCTGTAGCTCCTGTAATATTCACTGTATATGTAGAAAATGATCCCTTCACCAAAGTTACAGTCGGCTGACTTAGAGTACCACCAGTAGCAGAAATGTTTAACGTAGTAATTTCATTAGCTCCATTCCACGCACCTGCTCTGAAAGTTAAAACTCCGTTGCCTGTTAAACTAATAGTAGGAGTAGTAACAGTCCCTTTTGCTGAACCAGTTCCTACTTTTAGACACTGATTTCCTCTATACACTTTAGCAAAAGTCCATGCACCTCCAGTCGTGTAAGATGTACTTCCATCACTAAATCCAGATGTAGCAACACTTCCACTCCATCCTGCATCATTTCCTCCTGTTCCTGTTACGTCATCAAATGTAGCGTTAAAAACTGTTTGGGCAAAAACACCTGTCGCTACTAAAACAGTAGCAAAAAACGAATAAAGTTTTTTCATGATTTAAAAATTTTATATTGATTATTATTTTCTTTAACAAAATTAAGTCTATTTTTCTACCTAGTACAATAAATACGTTAATTTTTTGTTAATAATAGTTGACCCTTTGCTGTTAACATTTTTTAATTATTTTTACGGATTATTTTCAAAGCTTGCGGAATTGTATTATTCTATTGGTGTTATTTTTCTTAGGCATATTTTCAGTAAATGCCCAGGTTTTTTCATGGAAAAATCCCAATCTGCCGGAAGACACCCTAAAAAGGGACAGTATTCTCACCGCAAAGCTGGAACAGGACATTTTTGTAAAAGATACCCTTGACTTTATCCGAACCAATAACAAGATTATCATCGATGAAGCCGTGCTGGCTAAAAATGATAAAAAGAGGTTTCTGGGAGAGCTTAATTCTAAAGGTTCCATTATCCGTGGAATTACATTTGGTAACAATCAGGGACAGTCTGTACAAAGTTCCATGGATCTTCAGATCTCCGGGAGGCTTTCTAAGGATGTCACCATTTTAGCAAGTATTTCTGATCATAATCTTCCTATCCAGGCTGACGGGTATACCCAGACTTTAGAAGAATTTGATAAAATTTACATGCAGCTTAATATTAAGGATAAATCTATTCTCAGAGCGGGGCACCTGGATCTTGTAGAACCTAAAAACTATTTTGCAAAATACCAGAGAAGAAGTATGGGGCTGGAATTTCAGACGGAATTCGGGAAGGAAAATAAAACCTTTATAGATGTCTCAATGGGGGTTGCACGAAGTGAATTTCACAGGATCCGTTTTCAGGGGGTTGAAGGTAACCAGGGACCCTACCGGCTCACCGGTAAAAACGGAGAACAGTTTATTACGCTGATTTCCGGTTCGGAACAGGTTTTTATTGATGGTATTTTAATGAAGAGGGGGGAAAACCAGGATTATGTC contains:
- a CDS encoding TlpA disulfide reductase family protein, whose amino-acid sequence is MKKSIIYIVLIVIIGIIAFVPGVKDFLKNQFFPIATIENAVHVSEEDYDIDLKGTNAPSTNLKNFRNKAVFLNFWGTWCPPCRKEWPTIQKLYDSRKGNVDFILIAMNDKEEDVRKFLKENNYTVPVYIAQSPISEKILPKVFPTTFLLDKTGRIIIKEDAYRDWNTETVHQFIDNIIK
- a CDS encoding thioredoxin family protein, which encodes MKNYWEKGISFEDYLQIAKERLENPASQQEADYKQYYELGLHRMDRTIKKYVPDEEQLKELACKNFDGKILIISEAWCGDASATVPALFRFFEGHNEVRVFLRDRDKSLISRFLTNGTESIPKVIILDKDFNVKNSWGPRPKYGYELLMKYKADPEAYPKDSFYNDLQIYYAKNRGKDAVQEILDLL
- the pyrF gene encoding orotidine-5'-phosphate decarboxylase: MESKKEFFLECYKLGIIKFGRFTLKSGIESPFYVDLRPLASDPKILKNLANYLLEMLPLDNFDLICGVPYAALPMATAMSLESYIPLIIKRKEAKSYGTKKLIEGIYQKGQNCLLVEDVITSGKSLVETIAEVEQEDLKVSDIVVVLDREQGGKQLLESKGYNVHTLFNISEVCTILQETGELSDEEVKRIQDFLQGNHIQFEEEIRVSYEEKLNTTEHSVSKKLLETAIAKKSNLIASADVTTTQELLALAEKVGPHIIALKTHIDIISDFDYEKTITPLKEIAARHQFLLMEDRKFADIGNTQELQFTSGVFKITEWADFVTSQVIGGFESLDCFKNVGVVAIVGMSSKGTLTTASYREEALKIASSHPNVIGGVSQNKIPEDLLLFTPGVNVAGSGDGKGQQYNTPEHVFKTLHTDFIIVGRGIYKSEDPEASAITYKTEGWNAYINSLEKKAIQN
- a CDS encoding lamin tail domain-containing protein; protein product: MLSMTALANAQIVINEIYGGSENSGAVLKNNYIVLKNIGTVPASLSGATIQYAPAVGAFTQYHTLPDITLNPEQSYLVQEAAIGNGTVNLPAPDFIATAVTNFDGTVNKSIGIKISGVSGKIALASDKVQIPGPVSSNVLDFVGYGANADQFKGDGPAPSPTPSAALKRISGNSEDNKIDFSIEGNAKSDFVQNPFIKNGEIIFGTEIGDIKVYDTFRRVVKKAATKTALALDITELPKGTYIVTGTINNVPVSQKIVKD
- a CDS encoding T9SS type A sorting domain-containing protein encodes the protein MKKLYSFFATVLVATGVFAQTVFNATFDDVTGTGGNDAGWSGSVATSGFSDGSTSYTTGGAWTFAKVYRGNQCLKVGTGSAKGTVTTPTISLTGNGVLTFRAGAWNGANEITTLNISATGGTLSQPTVTLVKGSFSTYTVNITGATGAVTLTFEGSVTANNRFFIDDIVVNAGTTLAVSDAKTVKSGNFVKNSFVTNDEIVFGSDVKDVKVFNMVGQVVKTASVKQNGTVSVAELAKGNYIVTGTVNNAPVSQKILKD
- a CDS encoding aminopeptidase, which codes for MKKITICLILLLGVVQVSAQKDSISIEAKLSSDRKNLEISQEIIYYNYSDKDLHTVKLLNWISAYNKRETSLVYRKLEDRNNDLHFAKSDQLGKLLELDIKDSENQPISVTSLSDENLFLPLKEALKPGKSIKLQLRYRMQLPDKKFTGYGASAQNTALKYFFIVPDHFDPDNIVKKSYNDIEEPASFNTFWTINFDIPVNTFIEGSLPQIQTSSFKGYSDSDPEFLISQSQYPSVKTNIDGIETEIKFGYNLRPEEKQNLEFYLPLHLKFLKEKIGVLPKNIFISDKFRAKEDFFGNNDITFWKFRFQLFTDAEKTDLDYFGIITKKILDENIIADKEKDHWFKNGLRSYLEIQYLKKFYKDAKLLGTLPETRLFGIKPLKLFHASKVKLLDRYGLAYQYIMLQNLDQKIGEDFTALSNFNDMAISGFETGSLFNYSADKMGYETFNTLVKDYISQNTGKKINPEEFLTSLSEKDKTTGYLSGFFKQKNRVDFKLKNIKKEKDSLQIRIAKNTDVSIPVKLETETREGEKKAYWIDTEENQHITNLSLPASDNIYKITLNSGYIFPESNYRDNFLYAKGLFSNTKKIKFKLIKDIPNPEYNEIYVSPRVRFNNTYDKFLLGVNLKNQSFFDQKFLYSVTPTYSTGTGKLTGSGAVSYSFLPAESIIRSLTFGVSGSYFHYDYGLAYRKGSAFSSVSFRKDPRSTVSRSIGLSYNYFERDLSPVMIANNDYQKYNLWSLGYGYSDSQMIHEKSLSLSTQGMEDFNKITAEGFYRWEFAPKQKLSLRLFAGYFLRNDTRNNLFNYGISRVSNYAFSYNLLGESASSGILSQQFVLADGGFKSFIPGTVNRWITSLNVDSSIWKIFHVYADAGIYKNQDRPAKFIWDSGIKVRIIPDFLEVYFPVQSSLGFEPAFKDYARRIRYTLVLNLGSIINAARRGWY
- a CDS encoding DUF1232 domain-containing protein — encoded protein: MKYSKLNLAKEAISHKGFVKKIPDIFRMVKMWRKGLYPIKSIDIILPLLGILYVISPIDLLPEFAIPVLGVMDDLAVLSLTIPKLIKEVDKFLLWEAEQKYSGAKIIDAEIIK